From a single Apium graveolens cultivar Ventura chromosome 2, ASM990537v1, whole genome shotgun sequence genomic region:
- the LOC141706267 gene encoding CASP-like protein F16: protein MAEQKNSNGVGASVAAMGMEPSTEEGTKNIGETLLRLLPIGLCLSALVIMLKNSQSNDFGSLTYSDLGAFRYLVHANGVCAGYSLLSAIVSAVPRPLTMPGAWTFFLLDQVFTYVILGAWAVSTEVMYLAYMGNAKITWSSACGSFGIFCHKATAALALTFGVVICYAALSLVSSYRLFSKYDAPVGSSRKGIEITPAFYA, encoded by the exons ATGGCGGAACAGAAAAATAGTAACGGTGTTGGTGCATCAGTAGCTGCGATGGGGATGGAACCGTCAACGGAAGAAGGAACCAAGAATATTGGAGAGACTTTGTTGCGGTTGCTGCCCATCGGCCTATGCCTCTCTGCGCTTGTAATCATGCTTAAAAACTCTCAGTCCAATGATTTCGGTTCCCTCACTTATTCTGATCTCGGTGCTTTCAG GTATTTGGTGCACGCGAATGGTGTTTGCGCAGGTTATTCCCTCCTCTCAGCAATTGTATCAGCTGTTCCTCGTCCGTTAACCATGCCAGGAGCCTGGACCTTTTTCCTCCTTGACCAG GTGTTTACATATGTAATATTGGGAGCTTGGGCGGTATCAACGGAGGTGATGTACCTTGCATACATGGGAAATGCAAAGATAACATGGAGTTCAGCATGCGGATCATTTGGGATATTTTGTCACAAAGCCACAGCTGCTCTAGCCCTCACTTTTGGAGTAGTTATATGCTACGCGGCGCTTTCTCTCGTCTCTTCCTACAGGCTCTTTAGTAAATATGACGCACCAGTAGGTAGCTCTCGAAAAGGAATCGAGATAACACCTGCATTCTATGCCTGA
- the LOC141706268 gene encoding tropinone reductase homolog: protein MTTMTIGTGGDKRWSLVGTTALITGGTRGIGQGIVEELAGFGASIYTCSRNQKDLDQRLEEWTIKGFKVTGSVCDLQSPSQREQLMKSVASEFGGKLNILVNNAGIIVAKETTEFTAEDFSSIMSTNFEASYHLCQLAHPLLKASGTANILFISSIAGIVAFPTISIYASSKGAINQLTKNLACEWAKDNIRVNSVAPWVIRTQLIEQVEEEHPGSKERMVGMLSRTPLGRPGELNEVSSLVAFLCLPAASYITGQIICVDGGHTVSGY, encoded by the exons ATGACTACGATGACAATAGGAACTGGCGGAGATAAAAGATGGTCTCTCGTTGGAACGACGGCCCTCATTACCGGAGGTACACGAGGCATAGG GCAAGGGATTGTGGAAGAGTTAGCAGGGTTCGGAGCATCGATTTATACATGTTCCCGTAATCAAAAAGATCTTGATCAACGTTTAGAAGAATGGACAATCAAAGGCTTCAAAGTTACAGGATCAGTCTGCGACCTACAATCACCATCCCAAAGAGAACAGCTAATGAAATCTGTGGCATCTGAATTTGGCGGAAAACTTAATATTCTT GTGAATAATGCTGGAATAATTGTAGCCAAAGAGACGACAGAATTCACTGCAGAAGATTTTTCCAGCATAATGAGCACTAACTTTGAGGCCTCTTATCATTTATGTCAACTTGCACATCCATTACTAAAAGCATCAGGAACCGCCAACATTCTGTTTATTTCTTCCATCGCTGGTATTGTAGCTTTTCCTACGATATCAATCTATGCATCCTCCAAAG GGGCAATCAACCAGCTCACAAAAAATTTGGCATGTGAATGGGCAAAGGATAATATTCGTGTCAATAGCGTTGCGCCCTGGGTTATCAGAACTCAACTCATTGAACAAGTTGAA GAGGAACATCCAGGAAGCAAGGAACGTATGGTAGGCATGTTATCGCGAACTCCACTTGGCCGACCAGGAGAGCTTAATGAGGTTTCTTCACTAGTTGCATTTCTTTGTCTTCCTGCAGCTTCATATATCACTGGACAAATTATTTGCGTTGATGGAGGTCATACTGTCTCCGGTTATTAA